One segment of Amycolatopsis alba DSM 44262 DNA contains the following:
- a CDS encoding alpha/beta fold hydrolase: MTDANIENLDYGNRDLPIEKVTSADGTTIAYEKSGTGPPVIIIGGGLNEKAMHAELAEGLSENFTVYNYDRRARGDSDDKRVGPYTVDREIEDLAAVIGAAGGTAHVFANCTGSMIAVPAAARGVPMLKLAMYEPPYSGPKVPPGYTEQLMELLAQDRIKDAVSLFLKWDALFTDDEIEFFSTHPIWPAFEAMAHSMPYDSILSDDADRVPVEELGAITVPSLVLGGNKSPQWMKDMCQAVADGIPRGEYVTMDTAGHLMDDTLGAELLTKFFR; the protein is encoded by the coding sequence GTGACTGACGCCAACATCGAGAACCTCGACTACGGCAACCGCGACCTCCCGATCGAGAAGGTGACGTCCGCCGACGGCACCACCATCGCCTACGAGAAGTCGGGCACCGGCCCGCCGGTGATCATCATCGGCGGCGGCCTGAACGAGAAGGCGATGCACGCCGAACTCGCCGAGGGCCTGTCCGAGAACTTCACGGTGTACAACTACGACCGTCGCGCCCGTGGCGACAGCGACGACAAACGCGTCGGACCGTACACAGTGGACCGTGAGATCGAGGACCTGGCCGCGGTGATCGGCGCCGCGGGCGGCACCGCCCACGTCTTCGCGAACTGCACCGGCTCGATGATCGCGGTCCCGGCGGCCGCCCGTGGCGTCCCGATGCTCAAGCTGGCCATGTACGAACCGCCGTACAGCGGCCCGAAGGTCCCGCCGGGCTACACCGAACAGCTCATGGAGTTGCTGGCGCAGGACCGGATCAAGGACGCCGTCTCCCTGTTCCTGAAGTGGGACGCGCTCTTCACCGACGACGAGATCGAGTTCTTCTCGACGCATCCGATCTGGCCCGCGTTCGAGGCGATGGCGCATTCGATGCCGTACGACTCGATCCTGTCCGACGACGCGGACCGCGTCCCGGTGGAGGAGCTGGGCGCGATCACGGTGCCGAGTCTTGTGCTCGGCGGCAACAAGAGTCCACAGTGGATGAAGGACATGTGCCAGGCCGTCGCCGACGGGATCCCACGGGGCGAGTACGTCACCATGGACACCGCCGGGCACCTGATGGACGACACGCTGGGCGCTGAGCTTCTGACGAAGTTCTTCCGCTGA
- a CDS encoding SgcJ/EcaC family oxidoreductase yields MTATADTATGVAALPGQIVAAWARHDAEAFADVFVEDGTMILPGVHVKGRDNIAKFMAGAFATAYQGSQVTGTPFDAREIAPGVVVLYTEGGVIQAGDTSVAENAKVRASWTAVLRDGEWKLAAYQNTPRD; encoded by the coding sequence ATGACCGCTACCGCCGACACCGCCACCGGCGTCGCCGCCCTGCCCGGCCAGATCGTCGCCGCCTGGGCCCGCCACGACGCGGAGGCCTTCGCCGACGTGTTCGTCGAGGATGGCACGATGATCCTGCCCGGCGTCCACGTCAAGGGCCGCGACAACATCGCGAAGTTCATGGCGGGCGCGTTCGCCACCGCCTACCAGGGCTCCCAGGTCACCGGCACCCCGTTCGACGCGCGCGAGATCGCGCCCGGCGTCGTCGTGCTGTACACCGAGGGCGGCGTGATCCAGGCCGGCGACACCTCGGTCGCCGAGAACGCCAAGGTGCGTGCTTCGTGGACCGCTGTCCTGCGGGACGGCGAGTGGAAGCTGGCCGCGTACCAGAACACCCCGCGGGACTGA
- a CDS encoding FAD-dependent oxidoreductase yields the protein MGTKIGDHAVVLGGSIAGMLAARVLSDAYRQVTVIERDDLTAAGTDLRPAISWAIHIHALLERGRIIIEDLFPGFVDDMIAAGVPVGDYGSTCHYYFNGDMFAVTDTGMACVAANRPVIEHFLRSRTLPRPGVVLRERTDIVGLVANEGNERITGVRVQSRDGGGEEVISADLIVDASGRGSRSPRWLEELGYEKAPEEKVQMDLTYTTMDFVGPLPVDPLGEDIALVPTATPGFPRGGIFARLADRYALTLTGIAGDRAPTDHDGFLAYAKTLPVKEVYNAIENAEQRAPAGSFRFPASVRRHYEKLTRFPAGYLILGDAACIFNPVYAQGMTVAAMGANVLRKHLEKGVEPSFRGYFRDLAKETDSPWMMSASADLGYETVRGKRTLATKIGNAYMSKVMAAAANDPVVARGFMRTISLIDPPQALMKPSMMRRVLFSGGGKKNATVTTLPTAKTDTGEAERPAA from the coding sequence ATGGGAACGAAGATCGGCGATCACGCCGTCGTGCTCGGGGGCAGCATCGCCGGGATGCTCGCCGCCCGCGTGCTTTCCGACGCCTACCGCCAGGTGACCGTCATCGAACGCGACGATCTCACCGCGGCCGGGACGGATCTGCGCCCGGCGATCTCGTGGGCGATCCACATCCACGCCCTGCTCGAACGGGGCCGCATCATCATCGAGGACCTGTTCCCCGGTTTCGTCGACGACATGATCGCGGCCGGTGTCCCGGTCGGCGACTACGGGTCGACCTGCCACTACTACTTCAACGGCGACATGTTCGCCGTCACCGACACCGGGATGGCCTGTGTGGCCGCGAACCGGCCGGTTATCGAGCACTTCCTGCGGTCGCGCACGCTGCCGCGTCCCGGTGTCGTCCTGCGTGAGCGCACGGACATCGTCGGCCTGGTCGCGAACGAGGGCAACGAGCGCATCACCGGGGTCCGCGTGCAGAGCCGCGACGGCGGCGGCGAAGAGGTCATCAGCGCGGACCTGATCGTCGACGCTTCCGGCCGCGGTTCGCGTTCCCCGCGCTGGCTCGAGGAGCTCGGCTACGAGAAGGCACCGGAGGAGAAGGTCCAGATGGACCTGACCTACACGACGATGGACTTCGTCGGCCCGCTGCCCGTCGACCCGCTCGGCGAGGACATCGCGCTGGTCCCGACGGCGACCCCCGGCTTCCCACGCGGCGGCATCTTCGCGCGCCTGGCCGACCGGTACGCCCTCACCCTCACCGGCATCGCGGGCGACCGGGCGCCGACCGACCACGACGGCTTCCTGGCCTACGCCAAGACGTTGCCGGTCAAGGAGGTCTACAACGCCATCGAGAACGCGGAGCAGCGCGCGCCCGCCGGTTCGTTCCGGTTCCCGGCCAGCGTCCGCCGCCACTACGAGAAGCTGACCCGCTTCCCCGCCGGGTACCTGATCCTCGGTGACGCCGCCTGCATCTTCAACCCCGTCTACGCCCAGGGCATGACGGTCGCCGCGATGGGCGCGAACGTGCTGCGCAAGCACCTGGAGAAGGGTGTCGAGCCGTCGTTCCGGGGCTACTTCCGCGATCTGGCCAAGGAGACCGACTCCCCGTGGATGATGTCCGCGTCGGCGGACCTCGGCTACGAGACGGTGCGCGGCAAGCGCACCCTGGCGACCAAGATCGGCAACGCCTACATGTCGAAGGTGATGGCGGCGGCCGCGAACGACCCTGTGGTGGCGCGCGGGTTCATGCGCACCATCTCGCTGATCGACCCGCCGCAGGCGCTGATGAAGCCGTCGATGATGCGCCGGGTGCTGTTCTCCGGCGGTGGCAAGAAGAACGCCACCGTGACGACACTCCCCACCGCCAAGACGGACACCGGCGAGGCCGAGCGTCCCGCGGCCTGA
- a CDS encoding MFS transporter gives MSNLQAVRFRWAALVLLCAANFAVLLDSQSVILALPSLAPDLGMSPADAQWVLSAKLITFGGLLILGGRAADHFGRRRVFVLGTALFLVGSVLCGLAWSPAVIIAARALSGIAAALMVPTALSILMNTFPEGKSRNTALAGWSGIGGIGATAGLLVGGLLTQTLGWQWVFYVNVPIAVLVMLLAPVLLQESRDSGKRRSQDVAGAVVSTLALVAIILAVVQAPVWGWTSAPTLILFAVAAGLLALFVVVEKRSSAPLVPLALIRRPALAGGNLVTVAMGMAAFGLSVTISMYGQVVLGYSPLEFGVLQSVMPTLAFVGAYVGQSVVTRLGVRPVVAACLVLLGAGCLLLSQVPVNGSYGADILWGLVVFGPGLGAGMAAASVAALSKVPQADSGAASGINVASFQIGGALGVAVVTSVSTSFTAAPGGPAEFTAGLQASFVACVIFAVIGLGVTFTLLRGNKKRHLHSVDGQNRSDRDDLPLAG, from the coding sequence GTGAGTAATCTTCAGGCCGTCCGCTTCCGCTGGGCCGCGCTGGTCCTGCTGTGCGCGGCCAACTTCGCGGTCCTGCTGGATTCGCAGAGCGTCATCCTGGCGCTGCCTTCGCTGGCACCCGACCTCGGGATGTCGCCTGCCGACGCGCAGTGGGTGCTGAGCGCCAAGCTCATCACCTTCGGCGGGCTGCTCATCCTCGGCGGCCGGGCGGCCGACCACTTCGGCAGGCGCCGGGTGTTCGTGCTCGGCACGGCATTGTTCCTGGTCGGATCGGTCCTCTGTGGACTGGCATGGAGCCCCGCGGTGATCATCGCCGCGCGGGCGCTGAGCGGGATCGCGGCGGCGCTGATGGTGCCGACGGCGTTGTCGATCCTCATGAACACCTTCCCCGAGGGCAAGAGCCGCAACACCGCGCTCGCCGGCTGGTCCGGCATCGGCGGGATCGGCGCCACGGCGGGCCTGCTCGTCGGCGGGCTGCTCACGCAGACCCTGGGCTGGCAGTGGGTGTTCTACGTCAACGTGCCGATCGCGGTGCTGGTCATGCTGCTGGCGCCGGTGCTGCTGCAGGAGAGCCGGGACTCCGGCAAGCGTCGCAGCCAGGACGTCGCGGGAGCCGTAGTCAGCACACTCGCACTCGTCGCGATCATCCTCGCCGTCGTCCAGGCGCCGGTATGGGGCTGGACGAGCGCGCCGACGCTGATCCTGTTCGCCGTCGCCGCCGGGCTGCTCGCGCTGTTCGTGGTGGTAGAGAAACGTTCGTCGGCGCCGCTGGTGCCCTTGGCGCTGATCCGCCGTCCGGCGCTCGCGGGCGGCAACCTCGTCACCGTCGCGATGGGCATGGCGGCCTTCGGGCTTTCGGTCACCATCTCGATGTACGGGCAGGTCGTCCTCGGCTACAGCCCGCTGGAGTTCGGCGTGCTGCAATCGGTCATGCCGACGCTGGCGTTCGTGGGCGCGTACGTCGGCCAGTCCGTGGTGACCAGGCTGGGGGTCCGGCCGGTCGTCGCGGCCTGTCTCGTGCTGCTCGGCGCCGGCTGCCTGCTGCTTTCCCAGGTGCCGGTGAACGGTAGTTACGGGGCCGACATCCTGTGGGGTCTGGTCGTCTTCGGCCCTGGGCTGGGCGCGGGCATGGCGGCCGCGTCGGTGGCCGCGCTGTCCAAGGTGCCGCAGGCCGACAGCGGGGCGGCGTCGGGGATCAACGTCGCGTCGTTCCAGATCGGCGGCGCGCTCGGGGTCGCGGTGGTGACCTCGGTGTCGACGTCGTTCACCGCCGCGCCGGGCGGGCCCGCGGAGTTCACCGCCGGGCTTCAGGCTTCGTTCGTGGCTTGCGTGATCTTCGCCGTCATCGGCCTCGGCGTGACCTTCACCCTGTTGCGCGGCAACAAGAAGCGTCACCTCCACAGCGTCGACGGCCAGAACCGCTCCGACCGGGACGATCTCCCGCTCGCCGGCTGA
- a CDS encoding tryptophan halogenase family protein, which produces MARPIQKIVIVGGGTAGWLSAAYLNRAFGRKVDITLIESPRIPRIGVGEATVPTLRTTFSFLGMKEEDWMPKTNAVFKSAVRFNDWRKPHEGRDSHTYYHPFFDVPEPAVRNYEQPFHKRFGRGVSLAHFWLKQRLAGDTRVRETFGDAGMALQRLCELDKAPKPLPGTDAPDPGYRYAYHFDAALIAKYLRDLATGRGVKFVSADVKSVTVDPRGVIEKVVTDTAGEIEADLFLDCTGFRGLLINQTLNEPFVSANDVLLCDSAVALPAEHQEGGLRPYTSATAKPDGWIWEIPLADRDGTGFVYSSAFTTPEKAEQQLRQHLGGRGHDIAGNHIKMRVGHNRRSWVNNCIAVGLSSCFVEPLESTTIALIEYQLALLVLHFPDSDFDERRKARYNELMVSAFEDLRDFIVMHYTLTDRDDTEFWRAVREAPIPASLEEKLTEYAESVIIPDGSQLRLFETRSLWAILSGMDFDFKKAPPSVELMNDAAAWEMFEQIDKEREIYSAGLPSHREYIDALHRGL; this is translated from the coding sequence GTGGCACGTCCAATACAGAAGATCGTGATCGTCGGGGGTGGCACGGCCGGCTGGCTGTCCGCCGCCTACCTGAACCGCGCCTTCGGCAGAAAGGTCGACATCACCCTGATCGAGTCGCCGCGGATCCCGCGGATCGGCGTGGGTGAGGCCACGGTCCCGACGTTGCGGACCACGTTTTCCTTCCTCGGCATGAAAGAAGAGGACTGGATGCCGAAGACCAACGCGGTCTTCAAATCCGCCGTCCGGTTCAACGACTGGCGCAAACCCCACGAGGGCCGCGACAGCCACACCTATTATCACCCGTTCTTCGACGTTCCCGAACCCGCGGTGCGGAACTACGAGCAGCCGTTCCACAAGCGATTCGGCCGCGGCGTCTCACTCGCGCACTTCTGGCTGAAGCAGCGGCTGGCCGGGGACACGCGCGTACGCGAGACCTTCGGCGACGCGGGAATGGCCCTGCAGCGTCTTTGCGAGCTCGACAAGGCGCCGAAACCGTTGCCCGGCACCGACGCACCGGACCCCGGCTACCGCTACGCCTACCACTTCGACGCCGCGCTGATCGCCAAGTACCTCCGTGACCTGGCGACCGGCCGCGGCGTGAAGTTCGTTTCGGCGGACGTGAAGTCGGTGACCGTCGACCCGCGCGGCGTGATCGAGAAGGTCGTCACGGACACCGCCGGCGAGATCGAAGCCGATCTTTTCCTGGACTGCACGGGATTCCGCGGCCTGCTGATCAACCAGACGCTCAACGAGCCGTTCGTCAGCGCCAACGACGTCCTGCTGTGCGACTCCGCCGTCGCGCTCCCGGCGGAACACCAGGAAGGCGGCCTGCGGCCGTACACTTCCGCCACCGCGAAACCGGACGGCTGGATCTGGGAGATCCCCCTGGCCGACCGTGACGGCACCGGTTTCGTCTACTCCAGCGCGTTCACCACACCCGAGAAGGCCGAACAGCAGCTGCGGCAGCACCTCGGCGGCCGGGGGCACGACATCGCGGGTAACCACATCAAGATGCGCGTCGGGCACAACCGGCGCTCGTGGGTGAACAACTGCATCGCGGTTGGCCTGTCGAGCTGCTTCGTCGAGCCGCTGGAGTCCACCACGATCGCGCTCATCGAGTACCAGCTCGCACTGCTGGTGCTGCACTTCCCGGACTCGGACTTCGACGAGCGCCGCAAGGCCCGCTACAACGAACTCATGGTCAGCGCGTTCGAGGACCTGCGCGACTTCATCGTCATGCACTACACGCTCACCGACCGCGACGACACCGAGTTCTGGCGTGCCGTCCGGGAGGCGCCGATCCCGGCGAGCCTGGAGGAGAAGCTCACCGAGTACGCGGAGAGCGTCATCATCCCCGACGGCAGCCAGCTGCGGCTGTTCGAGACCCGCAGTCTCTGGGCGATCCTGTCCGGAATGGACTTCGACTTCAAGAAGGCCCCGCCGTCGGTCGAGCTGATGAACGACGCCGCCGCGTGGGAGATGTTCGAGCAGATCGACAAGGAGCGGGAGATCTACTCCGCCGGCCTGCCCAGTCACCGCGAGTACATCGATGCCCTGCACCGAGGCCTCTAG
- a CDS encoding enediyne antibiotic chromoprotein, whose translation MRKSVFVKTVAGTAAALGMLVAFQAPASADAPSATVTPSSGLADNAVVQVGASGLTAGTAYTVGECAEVSSGVLACNASGRVDVTAAGDGTLSTPLTVKKSFEGILFDGSSYGTVDCSAVTCVIGLADAAGNGPAGVAISFQ comes from the coding sequence ATGCGCAAAAGCGTTTTCGTGAAGACCGTCGCCGGTACCGCCGCCGCTCTCGGCATGCTTGTCGCCTTCCAGGCGCCCGCGTCGGCCGACGCCCCTTCGGCAACGGTGACGCCGTCGTCCGGGTTGGCCGACAACGCCGTGGTCCAGGTGGGTGCGTCGGGGCTGACGGCGGGGACGGCCTACACCGTCGGCGAGTGTGCCGAAGTGTCGTCCGGCGTGCTCGCCTGCAACGCTTCGGGCCGGGTCGACGTGACGGCCGCGGGCGATGGAACCCTTTCCACTCCGCTGACCGTGAAGAAGAGCTTCGAGGGAATTCTTTTCGACGGCAGTTCGTACGGTACGGTCGATTGCTCGGCGGTCACCTGCGTGATCGGTCTGGCGGACGCCGCGGGTAATGGTCCCGCCGGTGTCGCCATTTCTTTCCAGTAG
- a CDS encoding alpha/beta fold hydrolase has product MANQETAASLDNIGFGTRGLVLEHVTSADGTRIAFEKSGEGPPVIILGGGLNEKAMFADLAELLSEDFTVYNYDRRGRGNSEDNGGLSGYTIDREVEDLAAVLDAAGPEAAIFANCTGGLIAMRAAANGVPMGKMALYEPTYGGHQLPESYMDDLERMVAADHRTDAVALFLRENVRFSQETIEGFKSLPIWPSFEAMAPTTLYDSILDANHEAVPFGELPGIGVPTLVIGGRESPSWLIDNCHALADGLPNGQYVCMNEGHLFNQKAGAPLLTVFFRSQ; this is encoded by the coding sequence ATGGCGAACCAGGAAACCGCGGCCAGTCTCGACAACATCGGGTTCGGGACACGGGGTCTCGTACTCGAACACGTGACGTCGGCGGACGGGACGCGGATCGCCTTTGAGAAGTCCGGGGAAGGCCCGCCGGTGATCATTCTCGGCGGCGGGCTCAACGAGAAGGCGATGTTCGCCGACCTCGCCGAGCTGCTCTCGGAGGATTTCACCGTCTACAACTACGATCGCCGCGGCCGCGGGAACAGCGAGGACAACGGCGGGCTGTCCGGGTACACCATCGACCGCGAGGTCGAAGACCTGGCGGCGGTCCTCGATGCGGCAGGCCCCGAGGCGGCGATCTTCGCCAACTGCACCGGCGGCCTGATCGCCATGCGGGCGGCGGCGAACGGCGTCCCGATGGGCAAAATGGCGCTGTACGAACCCACTTACGGCGGCCACCAGCTGCCAGAGTCCTATATGGACGATCTGGAGCGGATGGTCGCCGCCGATCACCGCACCGACGCGGTCGCGCTGTTCCTGAGAGAGAACGTCCGGTTCAGCCAGGAAACCATCGAGGGCTTCAAATCCCTTCCCATCTGGCCGTCGTTCGAGGCCATGGCCCCGACGACGCTCTACGACTCCATCCTCGACGCGAACCACGAGGCCGTCCCGTTCGGCGAGCTGCCGGGCATCGGGGTGCCGACCCTGGTGATCGGCGGCAGGGAAAGCCCTTCGTGGCTGATCGACAACTGCCACGCCCTCGCCGACGGGCTCCCCAACGGCCAGTACGTCTGCATGAACGAGGGGCATCTGTTCAACCAGAAGGCGGGCGCCCCGCTGCTCACGGTGTTCTTCCGGTCCCAGTAA
- a CDS encoding cytochrome P450 family protein → MESRCPYTLDIAGTDIHAESEALRARGPITQVELPGGVIGWSVTGYQAARQVLADNRFAKDPQKWTKYTEGEIPSNWPLIGWLLMDNMTTNDGEDHNRLRKLVSRGFTPKQVELTRPLIQKIVDDLLDGLSGFGADEVVDLKGRFATPLPARVICDMFGVPESARASALRGAGVNVTTTTTGDEAEANVELWHQELTDLAEFKREHPGDDLTSLLLAAREEDGSRLTDEEMVGTLHLMLGAGSETLMNALSAAVVALLSQPEQKELLDSGQVSWDDVIEEALRVNAPVAQLPLRYATEDIEVAGVTIRKGDPVLMGFTAIGRDPENHGETAGQFDATRADKTHLSFGHGAHFCLGAPLARLELRIALPALFARYPDLKLAVGVDELEGQGTFIMNGHKEVPVRLGEPSLVRS, encoded by the coding sequence ATGGAAAGCCGCTGCCCTTACACCTTGGACATCGCGGGTACGGACATTCACGCGGAGAGCGAGGCTCTGCGCGCCCGTGGGCCGATCACCCAGGTCGAGCTGCCCGGCGGGGTGATCGGGTGGTCGGTGACCGGCTACCAGGCGGCGCGCCAGGTGCTGGCCGACAACCGGTTCGCCAAGGACCCGCAGAAGTGGACCAAATACACCGAAGGCGAGATCCCGTCGAACTGGCCGCTGATCGGCTGGCTCCTGATGGACAACATGACCACGAACGACGGTGAGGACCACAACCGCCTGCGCAAGCTGGTTTCCCGTGGTTTCACGCCGAAGCAGGTCGAGCTGACCCGGCCGCTGATCCAGAAGATCGTCGACGACCTCCTCGACGGCCTTTCCGGCTTCGGCGCGGACGAGGTCGTCGACCTCAAGGGCCGCTTCGCGACCCCGCTGCCCGCCCGCGTCATCTGCGACATGTTCGGTGTCCCGGAGTCGGCCCGCGCGTCGGCGCTGCGCGGCGCGGGCGTCAACGTCACCACGACCACCACCGGTGACGAGGCCGAGGCGAACGTCGAGCTGTGGCACCAGGAACTGACCGACCTCGCCGAGTTCAAACGCGAGCACCCCGGCGACGACCTGACCAGCCTCTTGCTCGCCGCGCGCGAGGAGGACGGCAGCAGGCTCACCGACGAGGAGATGGTCGGCACCCTGCACCTCATGCTGGGCGCCGGTTCCGAGACGCTGATGAACGCGCTCAGCGCCGCCGTCGTCGCGCTGCTGAGCCAGCCCGAGCAGAAGGAACTGCTGGACAGCGGCCAGGTTTCCTGGGACGACGTCATCGAAGAGGCGCTGCGGGTCAACGCCCCGGTCGCGCAGCTGCCGCTGCGGTACGCGACCGAGGACATCGAGGTCGCCGGGGTCACCATCCGCAAGGGTGACCCGGTGCTGATGGGCTTCACCGCCATCGGCCGCGACCCGGAGAACCACGGCGAGACCGCCGGGCAGTTCGACGCCACCCGCGCCGACAAGACGCACCTGTCGTTCGGACACGGCGCGCACTTCTGCCTCGGCGCGCCGCTCGCGCGGCTGGAGCTGCGGATCGCGCTGCCCGCCCTGTTCGCCCGCTACCCGGACCTGAAGCTCGCTGTCGGCGTCGACGAGCTCGAAGGCCAGGGCACGTTCATCATGAACGGCCACAAGGAGGTCCCGGTGCGGCTGGGCGAGCCCTCGCTGGTGCGGTCATGA
- a CDS encoding SDR family NAD(P)-dependent oxidoreductase produces the protein MTGGSVHDAPLAVVTGASSGIGAEFTRVLRDRGYRVLAVARRADRLDELAKGSNGFIVPFVRDVTSEGAAEAILGRAEELGGADLLVCNAGRGSRGRIHESDPADALGMIGLNVTANVDLVSQAVPKMVARGSGGIIVVASNLGFFATPNMAVYGATKAFLLSFTESLSAELAGTGVRAMALCPGATSTEFGDVAGLGDTVEKTPGFTTAEEVVRGGLKAWDKGRAITVPGTVARLLTAFLAYSPRALSRRIMGKIFTAG, from the coding sequence ATGACCGGCGGGTCCGTCCACGACGCGCCGCTGGCGGTCGTCACCGGCGCGTCGTCGGGGATCGGCGCGGAGTTCACGCGGGTGCTGCGGGACCGCGGCTACCGCGTGCTCGCCGTCGCCCGCCGCGCGGACCGGCTCGACGAGCTGGCGAAGGGATCGAACGGCTTCATCGTCCCCTTCGTCCGCGACGTCACCTCCGAGGGCGCGGCCGAAGCGATCCTCGGGCGTGCGGAGGAGCTCGGCGGCGCCGACCTCCTCGTCTGCAACGCCGGCCGGGGATCGAGGGGCCGGATCCACGAATCGGATCCGGCCGACGCGCTCGGCATGATCGGGCTCAACGTGACCGCGAACGTCGACCTCGTGTCGCAGGCCGTCCCCAAGATGGTCGCGCGCGGCTCGGGCGGCATCATCGTCGTCGCGTCGAACCTCGGCTTCTTCGCCACCCCGAACATGGCCGTCTACGGCGCCACGAAGGCCTTCCTGCTGTCCTTCACCGAGTCGCTTTCGGCGGAGCTGGCGGGGACCGGGGTACGGGCCATGGCACTGTGCCCTGGCGCGACCTCGACCGAGTTCGGCGACGTCGCCGGTCTCGGTGACACGGTCGAGAAGACACCTGGCTTCACGACCGCGGAAGAGGTCGTGCGAGGCGGTTTGAAGGCGTGGGACAAGGGGCGCGCGATCACCGTGCCCGGAACCGTCGCACGCCTGCTCACGGCGTTCTTGGCCTACTCCCCGCGGGCGCTGTCTCGCCGGATCATGGGCAAGATCTTCACCGCCGGATGA
- a CDS encoding alpha/beta fold hydrolase → MTSTNEITIPGGRLHYEVRGDGPVLLAMGSPMAADAFAPLADALASRFTVVTHDPRGIARSPLDDPNEDSSPEKRAEDVIAILDHFGAETADVFGSSGGAMTTLALAARHPGRIRTVVAHEPPALTLLPDAAERHADVDDIVKAFETEGLEAAWTKFLGTSGFEEDEAGPPPSDSPEQDQEDGRRFFVHELRTTTRYTPELDALRDGPFRIVVGLGADSGGLLTKRTCAALADELGVEVVEFPGDHGGFIWDPEGFAKLLGDILV, encoded by the coding sequence ATGACCAGCACGAACGAGATCACCATCCCCGGCGGCCGGCTGCACTACGAGGTCCGCGGCGACGGACCAGTGCTGCTGGCCATGGGCTCACCGATGGCCGCGGACGCCTTCGCCCCGCTGGCCGACGCGCTGGCGAGCCGCTTCACCGTGGTGACCCACGACCCCCGTGGCATCGCCCGGAGCCCCCTGGACGACCCGAACGAGGATTCGAGCCCGGAGAAGCGCGCCGAAGACGTCATCGCGATCCTGGACCACTTCGGCGCCGAGACGGCCGACGTCTTCGGCTCCAGTGGTGGCGCGATGACCACGCTCGCGCTGGCCGCCCGCCACCCCGGCCGGATCCGGACGGTCGTCGCGCACGAGCCTCCCGCGCTGACCCTGCTGCCCGACGCGGCCGAGCGGCACGCCGACGTCGACGACATTGTGAAGGCCTTCGAGACCGAAGGCCTCGAAGCGGCCTGGACGAAGTTCCTCGGCACCTCGGGCTTCGAGGAGGACGAGGCGGGCCCGCCGCCGAGCGACTCCCCCGAGCAGGACCAGGAGGACGGCCGCCGGTTCTTCGTGCACGAGCTCCGCACGACCACGCGCTACACCCCCGAGCTCGACGCGTTGCGCGACGGGCCGTTCCGGATCGTGGTCGGTCTCGGCGCCGACTCCGGCGGCCTGCTCACCAAGCGGACGTGCGCCGCGCTCGCCGACGAACTCGGCGTCGAGGTGGTCGAGTTCCCCGGCGATCACGGCGGCTTCATCTGGGACCCGGAAGGCTTCGCCAAACTGCTCGGCGACATCCTGGTCTGA